The following is a genomic window from Solanum lycopersicum chromosome 6, SLM_r2.1.
GCTTAACATCATAAAGCACAGGGAAGTACATGTTGATCAGATTGAAGAAACCTTCTTGAGTTTCAGGCAAATCCTGGCATGTCAAGATCTTCAACAAGTAACCAAAATCATAACCACTATGAAATGTAACCCAATACACATTATCATTCAACACAATCCCTGAAGACATCAAAATCTCACCGAACCGTTTAGCATCAATCCCATTTTCTATGTTCTTCTTGAAATCAATACCACTTTGCCTCAACAACTCAATCGAGTCGTTAGCATAAACATCCTCATTCGGATTAAAATCACAGAAATTAAACTGCCAAATGCAGTACTTATCAGTTCCACACTTGGGCAAATTCCCATCTTCATCAGAAAACGTTAAACCCAACTGAATCAACTTCAACAAATCTACGTTATCCTTCAAGGTCTGATAATGATAATCATTACTATTCTTAAAATTCCCAACCGGACGAAGAACAACTCCAGGAAACTCCGTATCCATAGCTATAAACGGATAATCATCAACGACTTCTCGAATCAAATCAAACTCTTCTTCCAGATTATCACTCCAAACTTCTCGAATGTGAATCGAGTCGCTTTTAGGCAAAA
Proteins encoded in this region:
- the LOC101258664 gene encoding probable CCR4-associated factor 1 homolog 6, encoding MSLLPKSDSIHIREVWSDNLEEEFDLIREVVDDYPFIAMDTEFPGVVLRPVGNFKNSNDYHYQTLKDNVDLLKLIQLGLTFSDEDGNLPKCGTDKYCIWQFNFCDFNPNEDVYANDSIELLRQSGIDFKKNIENGIDAKRFGEILMSSGIVLNDNVYWVTFHSGYDFGYLLKILTCQDLPETQEGFFNLINMYFPVLYDVKHLMKFCNSLHGGLNKLAELLEVERVGVCHQAGSDSLLTACTFRKLKENFFIGSLEKYAGVLYGLGVVENGVLH